One Dysgonomonadaceae bacterium PH5-43 DNA segment encodes these proteins:
- a CDS encoding dipeptidyl-peptidase-4 (product_source=KO:K01278; cath_funfam=2.140.10.30,3.40.50.1820; cleavage_site_network=SignalP-noTM; cog=COG1506; ko=KO:K01278; pfam=PF00326,PF00930; superfamily=53474,82171), which yields MKKLYSLTLFLLVTITLCVAQNGSNPILLEDITGGKYYAYGTKMMRSLSDGEHYTSISSDSKSVLKYSYKTGEIVDTLFNVDKARETKLKSIQGYAIDSRTYRILVWNNVEYIYRRSWKADVYDYDVRRNYLKPLSDNEGKIMIPTFSPDGRMVAFVRDNNIWIKKFDYDTEIQITKDGELNKVLNGVTDWVYEEEFGQTNLMSWSADSKFLAYIKSDESGVKSFDFQYYKNNLYPESYVFKYPKAGEDNSKVACFVYNLESKDTKKMEVPLDDDGYIPSIQFTENIDQLAVMTLNRHQNNFNMYFVNPKSTVAKLILHDESKYYVDPDWILNIKFTKDNFVYVSEKDGYAHIYLYSMTGVLEKQLTSGNWDVTDLYGYNQETKTAYYQSAEESPIHRAVYKVDTKGNKIKLSTDKGTNSAVFSNNFKYYVNTFSNVTTPTLITLHNEKGKRLFILNDNEETKKRLEETKFRHKEFFTFTNEAGVELNGWIIKPSDFSDNKKYPAVMIQYSGPNSQQVKDAYGIDWYNYLAEQGYIVVSVDGRGTAARGEEFRKCTYLKLGLLESDDQISVAKYLSKQTYIDKDNIAIWGWSFGGFTTLMCMSRGNGILKAGVAIAAVTDWRFYDSIYTERFMRTPKENMNNYDLCSPIKLADKLKGRLFLVHGTADDNVHFQNAAEYMKALQNAGIQFNSMTYPDKNHSIVGGNIRTHLYTGVIDFLNIYLKGQI from the coding sequence ATGAAAAAGTTATATTCTCTAACTCTATTTTTACTTGTTACTATTACTTTATGCGTTGCTCAAAATGGCAGTAATCCTATACTTTTGGAAGATATTACGGGAGGAAAGTATTATGCTTATGGCACTAAAATGATGCGTTCGTTATCCGACGGAGAACATTACACTTCGATAAGCAGCGATTCTAAATCCGTTCTTAAGTATTCTTATAAGACAGGAGAAATTGTCGACACCTTATTTAATGTTGACAAGGCAAGAGAGACTAAACTTAAATCTATTCAGGGCTATGCTATAGACTCAAGAACTTACCGCATTTTAGTTTGGAATAATGTAGAGTACATTTATAGACGTTCGTGGAAAGCTGATGTTTATGATTATGACGTACGTCGCAACTACTTAAAACCTTTGTCTGATAACGAGGGTAAGATAATGATTCCTACATTCTCGCCCGATGGACGTATGGTTGCATTTGTTAGAGACAATAATATTTGGATTAAAAAATTTGATTACGATACCGAAATTCAGATCACAAAAGATGGCGAACTAAACAAGGTATTAAACGGAGTTACTGATTGGGTTTACGAAGAAGAGTTCGGGCAAACAAATCTTATGTCGTGGTCGGCAGATAGTAAGTTCCTTGCTTATATTAAGTCGGACGAGTCGGGGGTTAAGAGTTTCGATTTTCAGTATTATAAAAACAACTTATATCCAGAGTCTTATGTGTTTAAATATCCTAAAGCAGGCGAAGACAATTCAAAGGTTGCTTGTTTTGTTTACAACTTAGAGTCGAAAGACACAAAGAAGATGGAAGTTCCTCTTGACGACGACGGATATATCCCATCTATTCAATTCACCGAAAACATAGATCAGTTAGCTGTAATGACTCTAAACCGTCATCAAAACAACTTTAATATGTATTTCGTTAATCCTAAATCTACAGTTGCAAAACTTATACTTCACGATGAAAGCAAATATTATGTAGACCCAGATTGGATATTAAATATTAAATTCACCAAAGACAACTTTGTATATGTGAGCGAAAAAGACGGATATGCACATATCTATCTTTATTCTATGACTGGTGTTTTAGAGAAACAACTTACTTCGGGCAATTGGGACGTTACTGATTTGTACGGTTATAATCAAGAGACAAAAACCGCTTACTATCAGTCGGCAGAAGAAAGCCCTATACATCGTGCTGTTTACAAAGTAGACACAAAAGGAAATAAAATAAAACTCTCGACCGACAAGGGAACTAATTCGGCTGTATTTAGTAATAACTTCAAATACTATGTAAATACATTCTCTAATGTTACTACTCCTACGCTTATTACTTTGCATAACGAAAAAGGAAAAAGATTATTTATATTAAACGATAACGAAGAAACTAAGAAGCGTCTTGAAGAAACAAAGTTTAGACACAAAGAGTTTTTCACTTTCACAAACGAAGCAGGAGTTGAACTAAACGGATGGATTATTAAACCTTCTGATTTCTCTGATAACAAAAAATATCCAGCAGTAATGATTCAGTATAGCGGTCCAAACTCGCAACAGGTAAAAGATGCTTATGGTATTGATTGGTACAACTATCTTGCCGAACAAGGCTATATTGTAGTGTCGGTTGATGGTAGAGGAACTGCTGCGCGAGGTGAAGAGTTCAGAAAATGCACTTACCTTAAATTAGGTTTATTAGAATCGGACGACCAAATATCGGTTGCTAAGTATTTAAGCAAACAAACCTATATCGACAAAGATAATATTGCTATCTGGGGCTGGAGTTTTGGTGGTTTTACTACTCTTATGTGTATGAGCAGAGGCAACGGAATACTAAAAGCTGGCGTTGCCATCGCTGCTGTTACCGATTGGAGATTTTACGATTCTATTTACACTGAACGATTTATGCGCACTCCTAAAGAAAATATGAATAACTACGATTTATGTTCTCCTATTAAATTAGCAGACAAACTTAAAGGTCGCTTATTCTTAGTTCACGGCACGGCCGATGACAATGTTCACTTCCAGAATGCAGCAGAATATATGAAAGCATTACAAAATGCTGGTATTCAATTTAATTCGATGACTTACCCCGACAAAAACCACAGTATAGTTGGAGGAAACATCAGAACTCATTTATACACAGGAGTGATAGACTTTCTTAATATCTACTTAAAAGGACAAATTTAA
- a CDS encoding lipoic acid synthetase (product_source=KO:K03644; cath_funfam=3.20.20.70; cog=COG0320; ko=KO:K03644; pfam=PF04055; smart=SM00729; superfamily=102114; tigrfam=TIGR00510), whose translation MACCNNKNIRKPEWIRVNLGNNENFSLTGNVIKSKSLHTICESGRCPNRGECWNRKTATFMIAGDICTRACKFCNTKSGRPLPLDSKEPQKVAESIKTLQLKHAVITSVDRDDLPDYGAKHWAETIIKIKEINPEITIEALIPDFAGNKEFITMVTDARPEIISHNIETVERLTPLVRSVAKYKTSLEVLKQISESGILAKSGLMLGLGETREEILQTMDDLLSYGCTLLSIGQYLQPSKKNVAVEEYITPEVFDEYKEIALSKGFTHVESGPLVRSSYHSIDYLL comes from the coding sequence ATGGCTTGTTGCAATAATAAAAACATTAGAAAACCAGAATGGATAAGGGTTAATCTGGGCAATAACGAAAACTTCTCCCTTACTGGTAACGTTATAAAAAGCAAATCGCTTCATACAATATGCGAAAGCGGTAGATGTCCGAACAGAGGAGAATGTTGGAATCGCAAAACAGCAACTTTTATGATAGCAGGAGATATTTGTACTCGTGCTTGCAAATTCTGTAACACCAAGTCGGGACGCCCTCTCCCTTTAGACTCTAAAGAACCTCAAAAAGTAGCAGAGTCGATAAAAACATTACAACTAAAACACGCAGTTATTACCTCGGTGGATAGAGATGATTTGCCCGACTATGGAGCAAAGCATTGGGCAGAAACGATAATAAAAATAAAAGAAATAAATCCAGAGATTACTATAGAAGCCTTAATTCCCGACTTTGCTGGCAATAAAGAGTTTATTACTATGGTAACAGATGCTCGTCCCGAAATAATATCTCACAATATAGAAACCGTAGAAAGACTTACTCCTTTAGTAAGAAGTGTAGCAAAATACAAAACAAGTCTCGAAGTATTGAAACAAATATCGGAATCTGGCATTCTTGCTAAATCGGGTTTAATGTTAGGCTTAGGAGAAACCAGAGAGGAAATATTGCAAACTATGGACGACTTACTTTCTTATGGTTGCACTCTGCTTTCTATCGGACAATACCTTCAACCATCTAAGAAGAATGTAGCCGTAGAAGAGTATATAACCCCCGAAGTTTTTGACGAATATAAAGAAATTGCACTATCAAAAGGGTTTACTCACGTAGAGTCTGGTCCATTAGTGCGCTCCTCTTATCATTCCATTGATTATCTATTGTAA
- a CDS encoding hypothetical protein (product_source=Hypo-rule applied; smart=SM00317; superfamily=55811; transmembrane_helix_parts=Inside_1_6,TMhelix_7_26,Outside_27_30,TMhelix_31_53,Inside_54_57,TMhelix_58_80,Outside_81_83,TMhelix_84_106,Inside_107_136,TMhelix_137_159,Outside_160_168,TMhelix_169_191,Inside_192_377): protein MSTQKAIAPLMTPILGMTPIIVFFLLDSFLPYPIAFCSALAAGVIYFIINVFLAKQEVPYTLQVSLVALFAFIVLGFIPIVRNYVYIENASAILGILLVISFFIFIRIQGYFRAKILTTDDISQDTKILKFNGEIYVMNGVIFTQTLYLLIILVYSLLPLSYHNVTADFIIYHLIILIFIVIHVAYELINWHIVRKEMEKEEWLPIIDETGSVHGRVALSVSRESGDKYMHPIIRIALINKGRLYLRERNNSFPISESHYIDYPFERYLRFGESLDEGVRQTFINNGADADLPYRFVFRYVDKTIETNRLVYLYACTINDDKLLSKLQIQRGKWWTEKQINDSIGMDFFSPSFEKEYEFLDATILTAERLMGIINDE, encoded by the coding sequence ATGAGCACACAAAAAGCAATAGCACCTTTGATGACGCCAATACTTGGTATGACACCAATCATAGTATTCTTTTTATTAGATAGTTTCTTACCTTATCCAATTGCATTTTGCAGTGCCTTAGCAGCTGGTGTTATTTACTTTATAATTAATGTATTTTTAGCAAAACAGGAAGTGCCATACACTTTACAAGTTTCATTAGTCGCCTTGTTTGCTTTTATTGTTCTTGGTTTTATACCTATCGTACGAAATTATGTATATATAGAAAATGCTTCTGCCATTTTAGGCATTTTATTAGTAATATCTTTTTTTATATTCATTCGTATTCAAGGATACTTTAGAGCAAAAATCCTAACTACTGATGACATATCTCAGGATACCAAAATACTAAAGTTTAATGGGGAAATTTATGTAATGAATGGTGTTATATTTACACAAACACTTTACTTGCTTATCATTTTAGTTTACAGCCTACTCCCATTAAGTTATCATAATGTCACAGCCGATTTTATCATTTATCATCTTATTATTTTAATTTTCATAGTAATACACGTAGCTTATGAACTTATAAACTGGCATATAGTACGTAAAGAGATGGAAAAAGAAGAATGGCTTCCTATTATTGACGAAACAGGAAGCGTACACGGTCGTGTTGCTTTAAGTGTAAGTCGGGAGTCGGGAGACAAATATATGCACCCAATAATTCGTATTGCTCTAATAAACAAAGGGCGACTATATTTAAGAGAGCGAAATAATAGTTTCCCCATAAGTGAAAGTCATTATATCGACTATCCATTTGAGCGTTATCTTCGTTTCGGTGAATCATTAGATGAAGGAGTAAGACAGACGTTTATTAACAATGGAGCTGACGCTGATTTGCCTTACCGTTTTGTTTTCAGATACGTCGACAAAACAATAGAAACTAATCGTCTTGTATATCTTTATGCGTGTACTATAAACGACGATAAGTTACTCAGCAAATTACAGATTCAGAGAGGTAAATGGTGGACAGAAAAACAAATTAACGACAGTATTGGTATGGATTTCTTCTCTCCAAGCTTCGAAAAAGAATACGAGTTTCTTGACGCTACCATATTAACGGCAGAACGATTGATGGGCATCATTAATGATGAGTAA
- a CDS encoding DNA processing protein (product_source=KO:K04096; cath_funfam=1.10.150.20; cog=COG0758; ko=KO:K04096; pfam=PF02481,PF17782; smart=SM00278; superfamily=102405,46785,47781; tigrfam=TIGR00732) — protein sequence MNNQNLLYEIGITLVKGIGSITARQVVNTLGDVSSLFTEKKRLLERIPGISHKIISEIQNPEVLRRAEKEIAFINKSNIKPLFFTDKDYPDKLKDCIDAPVMLYFKGDCNFNTDKSISIVGTRNATNYGKEIIEALMKDISEQYPNIIIFSGLAYGIDIAAHKAALKHNVSTVGVLAHGLDRIYPLVHRNTAIEMISNGGLLTDFISETNPDRQNFIKRNRIVAGISDCTIIIESAEKGGALITASIADSYNKDVFAFPGKVTDPYSIGCNKLIKNKKASLITCADDLIREMNWGEQLEKPKNIQRPLFPDLSQEEQSIVDYLTNKDSAHVNNMSIDLNLPMSKLSPLLFELEMKGVVRCIPGGQYQL from the coding sequence ATGAATAACCAAAACTTGTTGTATGAAATAGGAATAACTTTAGTAAAAGGGATAGGCTCAATAACTGCTCGTCAGGTAGTAAATACATTAGGAGATGTGTCGTCGCTTTTTACTGAAAAGAAAAGATTGTTAGAGCGTATTCCGGGAATATCTCATAAAATAATATCGGAAATACAAAACCCTGAAGTGTTGCGTAGGGCTGAAAAAGAAATTGCTTTTATAAATAAGAGTAATATAAAGCCATTGTTCTTTACCGATAAGGATTACCCAGATAAGTTGAAAGATTGTATAGATGCACCTGTTATGCTTTATTTCAAAGGGGATTGCAACTTTAATACAGATAAATCTATAAGTATTGTGGGTACTCGTAATGCTACTAATTATGGTAAAGAGATTATCGAAGCTCTAATGAAAGATATTTCGGAGCAATATCCTAATATTATAATATTTAGTGGATTAGCTTATGGTATAGATATAGCTGCCCATAAAGCAGCACTTAAACATAATGTGTCTACGGTTGGAGTTTTAGCACACGGCTTAGATCGCATTTATCCTTTAGTTCATAGAAATACGGCAATAGAGATGATTAGTAACGGTGGTCTCCTGACTGATTTTATTAGCGAAACAAATCCTGATAGACAAAACTTTATTAAAAGGAATCGAATAGTCGCTGGTATATCAGATTGTACAATCATTATTGAGTCGGCAGAAAAGGGAGGCGCATTGATTACTGCATCTATTGCAGACTCATACAATAAAGATGTTTTTGCATTTCCGGGTAAAGTAACCGATCCTTATTCTATAGGTTGCAATAAGCTAATTAAAAACAAGAAAGCATCTCTTATTACTTGTGCCGATGATTTAATCAGAGAAATGAATTGGGGAGAACAGTTAGAGAAACCAAAGAACATACAACGACCCTTATTTCCCGACTTATCGCAAGAAGAACAAAGCATAGTTGATTATCTAACAAATAAAGACAGTGCACACGTTAATAATATGAGTATAGACCTTAACTTACCAATGAGTAAGCTGTCGCCATTGCTATTCGAGTTAGAAATGAAAGGAGTAGTTCGTTGTATTCCAGGCGGTCAATATCAGTTATAG
- a CDS encoding acyl-CoA thioester hydrolase (product_source=KO:K07107; cath_funfam=3.10.129.10; cog=COG0824; ko=KO:K07107; pfam=PF03061; smart=SM01239; superfamily=54637; tigrfam=TIGR00051) translates to MSKKNFQIEMKVRDYECDIQGIVNNANYLHYFETTRHEFMESVGTSFVEMHEQKIDPVVARADLRYKASLTGSEYFISSLTVERKGVKIVFHQEIRRKKDNELCCKATVEAVVLIKGVLSRGDYFDDLMKEYIQ, encoded by the coding sequence ATGAGCAAAAAAAACTTTCAAATTGAAATGAAAGTGCGCGACTATGAATGTGATATACAAGGAATAGTAAATAATGCCAATTATCTTCATTACTTCGAGACTACTCGTCACGAATTTATGGAAAGCGTAGGAACTTCTTTTGTTGAAATGCACGAACAAAAGATTGATCCTGTTGTGGCTCGTGCCGATTTGCGTTATAAGGCGTCGTTAACTGGTAGTGAATATTTTATATCTTCTCTTACTGTAGAAAGAAAAGGAGTAAAGATAGTCTTTCATCAAGAGATACGAAGAAAAAAAGATAATGAACTCTGCTGTAAGGCAACGGTCGAGGCGGTAGTCCTGATAAAAGGAGTCCTCTCTCGAGGGGATTATTTCGATGATTTAATGAAAGAATACATTCAATGA
- a CDS encoding putative protease (product_source=KO:K08303; cog=COG0826; ko=KO:K08303; pfam=PF01136; superfamily=47576,51366): MIKDISKYEIMAPVGSFESLAAAIQGGADSIYFGIEGLNMRSRSANNFTIKNLHEIADICNKHNLKTYLTVNTIIYDNDLNRMYEIIDAAKEAKLSAIIAADVAAMNYAKSIGVEVHLSTQLNITNIESLKFYANFADVVVLARELNLDQVKAIYEEIIKQNICGPKGELIRIEMFAHGALCMAVSGKCYLSLHEMNSSANRGACNQICRRGYIVKDKESDIELEIDNQYIMSPKDLKTIHFINKMMDSGVRVFKIEGRARGPEYVRTVCECYKEAITAYCNDSFTEDKIADWDTRLKRVFNRGFWNGYYLGQRLGEWSDKYGNEATEKKMYIGKAIKYFSKLGVAEFLIETQTLHKGDKVLITGPTTGALFVDVDEIRVELNSVDEASKGMHFSMKVSEKIRPSDKLFKIITTK; encoded by the coding sequence ATGATTAAAGATATTAGTAAATACGAAATAATGGCTCCCGTAGGTTCTTTTGAATCTTTGGCTGCCGCTATTCAAGGAGGTGCAGATTCGATTTATTTTGGTATAGAAGGGCTGAATATGCGCTCTCGTTCGGCAAATAATTTTACTATTAAAAACCTTCACGAGATAGCAGATATTTGTAACAAACATAATCTTAAAACATATCTTACGGTAAATACAATTATTTACGACAACGACTTAAATCGAATGTACGAAATAATTGATGCAGCAAAAGAGGCTAAGTTATCGGCGATTATAGCTGCAGATGTAGCTGCTATGAACTATGCGAAAAGTATAGGTGTGGAAGTGCACTTGTCGACTCAATTAAATATAACCAATATTGAATCGTTGAAATTCTATGCTAACTTTGCCGATGTTGTTGTGTTGGCACGAGAACTTAATCTCGACCAAGTAAAAGCTATTTATGAAGAAATAATAAAACAAAATATCTGTGGACCTAAAGGTGAACTTATTCGTATAGAAATGTTTGCTCACGGAGCTTTGTGTATGGCAGTTTCAGGTAAATGCTACTTGAGTTTACACGAAATGAACTCTTCAGCAAATAGAGGAGCTTGTAATCAGATATGTCGCAGAGGTTATATAGTAAAAGACAAAGAAAGCGATATTGAACTGGAAATAGATAACCAGTATATAATGTCGCCCAAAGACTTAAAGACTATACACTTCATCAATAAAATGATGGATTCGGGTGTGCGAGTGTTTAAGATAGAAGGACGCGCTCGAGGTCCTGAGTATGTAAGAACTGTATGCGAATGTTATAAAGAAGCCATTACTGCTTATTGCAACGATAGCTTTACTGAAGATAAAATAGCCGATTGGGATACAAGGTTAAAAAGAGTCTTTAATAGAGGCTTCTGGAATGGTTATTACTTAGGACAACGGTTAGGCGAATGGAGTGATAAATATGGTAATGAAGCTACCGAAAAGAAAATGTATATAGGTAAAGCTATTAAATATTTTTCTAAACTTGGAGTTGCGGAGTTTCTTATAGAAACACAAACTTTACACAAAGGGGATAAAGTATTGATTACCGGCCCTACAACGGGAGCTTTGTTTGTTGATGTTGATGAAATAAGAGTCGAGTTAAACTCCGTTGATGAAGCCTCGAAGGGAATGCACTTCTCAATGAAAGTGTCAGAGAAAATTCGTCCTTCTGATAAGCTATTTAAGATAATTACAACAAAATAA
- a CDS encoding tRNA-dihydrouridine synthase B (product_source=KO:K05540; cath_funfam=3.20.20.70; cog=COG0042; ko=KO:K05540; pfam=PF01207; superfamily=51395; tigrfam=TIGR00737): MKIGNIIFDKYPVFLAPMEDVTDISFRLLCKKFGADMVYTEFVSSDALIRNVNKTKAKLVVSDEERPVVIQIYGKDVDTMVEAARICEEAKPDILDINFGCPVKKIAGKGAGSGMLRTPELMLEITEAVVKAVNIPVTVKTRLGWDHNSLIITDLAEKLQDCGIAALTIHGRTRSQMYTGEADWSLIGDIKNNQRIHIPIIGNGDITSPELCKRAFDVYGVDAVMVGRASIGAPWIFEEMKHFLTTGQHSEKKPFNDYIEILKQQVLKSVERLDERRGILHSRRHIAASPLFKGIPDFKSTKIAMLKANTVSELFDIINRIESNIGF, translated from the coding sequence ATGAAAATAGGCAATATAATATTCGATAAGTATCCTGTATTTTTAGCACCAATGGAAGATGTAACAGATATTTCTTTCAGACTGTTATGTAAGAAATTCGGTGCCGATATGGTTTATACCGAATTTGTATCAAGCGATGCTCTTATCCGTAATGTTAATAAAACAAAGGCGAAGTTAGTAGTTTCAGACGAAGAACGCCCTGTTGTTATTCAAATATATGGTAAAGACGTCGACACAATGGTTGAAGCCGCACGTATATGCGAAGAAGCTAAACCAGACATTTTAGACATCAACTTTGGTTGTCCAGTAAAAAAGATAGCAGGCAAAGGAGCTGGTTCTGGTATGTTACGCACTCCCGAATTAATGCTCGAAATAACTGAGGCTGTTGTTAAGGCTGTTAACATTCCCGTTACGGTAAAAACACGATTAGGCTGGGATCATAATTCTCTAATAATTACCGACTTAGCCGAAAAGTTACAAGATTGTGGCATTGCAGCATTAACCATACACGGACGTACACGCTCCCAGATGTACACTGGCGAAGCCGACTGGTCTCTTATTGGTGATATTAAAAATAATCAAAGAATACATATTCCTATAATTGGGAATGGAGATATTACTTCTCCCGAACTATGTAAACGCGCTTTTGATGTTTATGGAGTAGATGCCGTTATGGTTGGTCGTGCAAGCATTGGGGCACCTTGGATATTTGAAGAAATGAAACACTTTCTAACAACAGGACAACATTCAGAGAAAAAGCCTTTCAATGATTACATCGAAATACTAAAACAGCAAGTATTAAAAAGTGTAGAACGGTTAGATGAGCGTAGAGGCATACTTCATAGTCGCCGACATATAGCTGCGAGTCCTTTATTTAAAGGCATTCCTGATTTTAAGTCTACAAAGATTGCTATGCTTAAAGCCAATACTGTCTCGGAATTATTCGACATTATTAACAGAATAGAATCAAATATAGGTTTTTGA
- a CDS encoding hypothetical protein (product_source=Hypo-rule applied; cath_funfam=1.10.1270.10; superfamily=46785), with protein MTFPATPQVTEQVTEQVTALISVLTKDMNRLEIQEQLNLSDRENFRSNYLKPALEQGFIEMTIPDKPNSRLQKYRLTILGKQLKKNFSQR; from the coding sequence ATGACATTTCCTGCAACCCCGCAAGTCACCGAGCAAGTCACCGAGCAAGTCACTGCTTTGATTAGTGTGTTAACAAAGGATATGAATCGATTAGAGATACAAGAGCAATTAAATTTGTCAGATAGAGAAAACTTTCGATCTAATTATCTTAAGCCAGCATTAGAACAGGGATTTATAGAGATGACAATCCCCGATAAACCGAATAGTCGCTTGCAAAAATATAGACTGACAATATTAGGAAAGCAGTTAAAGAAGAATTTTAGTCAAAGATAA